A section of the Solitalea canadensis DSM 3403 genome encodes:
- a CDS encoding Nramp family divalent metal transporter produces the protein MSQAHSSGSLAEVHSSVSIPVSKSPWKRFMAFIGPAYLVSVGYMDPGNWATDIAGGSKFGYQLIWVLLMSNLMALLLQSLSARLGIVRGLDLAQASRKTYPSFINIPLYILAEIAIAACDLAEVIGMAIGLKLLFGLPLIWGVSITVLDTLIILFLMNKGIRTMEVFIVSMVFIIGMAFLVDVFIAQPDVKEIARGFKPSILGGEALYIAIGIIGATVMPHNLYLHSSLVQTRKIENEQRSLKEALKFNFFDTTIALNLAFLVNASILILAAAAFHNNGYFEIADIEDAHELLTSIFGSLAPALFAVALIASGQSSTITGTLAGQIVMEGYLNLRIRPWLRRLITRIIAIAPAMITIIWFGEDKLGELLVLSQVVLSLQLGFAIIPLIHFCSDKSQMNGFAIKNWVKVLAWISATLIISLNVKLVYEEITGWLVSAGDNVIYIYILVLPVTILTGCLLLYVIVVPFIRRKSPKDDFVPHGTALSIDSPDFIEYKNIAITIDFSAMDRHTIRNALVQGGKDADYTLIHIVESAGAQYLGQSINDFETRSDERNIDKYVSEIKKMGYKVEGKIGYGNPAKAIAKIVNNSEIDFLVMGAHGHKALKDVIFGATVDTVRHKVKVPVLIVKDNQ, from the coding sequence ATGTCACAGGCACACAGTTCCGGTTCGTTAGCCGAAGTTCATTCAAGCGTAAGTATTCCAGTATCAAAGAGTCCATGGAAACGGTTTATGGCATTTATTGGCCCGGCTTATTTGGTAAGCGTTGGTTATATGGACCCCGGGAACTGGGCTACAGATATTGCAGGAGGAAGTAAGTTCGGCTATCAGTTAATATGGGTGTTATTGATGTCGAATTTAATGGCTTTGTTACTTCAAAGTTTAAGTGCCCGTTTAGGAATTGTACGTGGATTGGATCTTGCCCAGGCATCTCGTAAAACTTACCCAAGCTTTATTAATATTCCATTATACATATTAGCCGAAATAGCGATTGCTGCCTGTGATTTAGCCGAAGTTATCGGTATGGCCATTGGGTTAAAATTGCTGTTTGGCTTGCCATTAATATGGGGTGTATCTATTACGGTATTGGATACGTTGATCATTCTGTTCCTCATGAATAAAGGCATTCGAACAATGGAAGTGTTTATTGTTTCGATGGTCTTTATTATTGGAATGGCATTTTTAGTCGACGTGTTTATTGCGCAGCCGGATGTAAAGGAAATTGCTAGAGGTTTTAAACCTTCTATTTTAGGTGGCGAAGCTTTATACATTGCTATCGGTATTATTGGTGCAACGGTAATGCCTCATAATCTGTACCTTCATTCATCGTTGGTACAAACAAGGAAAATAGAAAATGAACAAAGGAGTCTTAAAGAAGCGTTGAAATTCAATTTCTTTGACACCACAATTGCGCTGAATCTTGCATTTTTGGTTAATGCTTCAATTTTGATCCTGGCCGCAGCAGCTTTTCATAATAACGGATACTTTGAGATTGCAGATATTGAAGATGCTCATGAATTGCTTACCTCTATATTTGGATCGTTAGCTCCTGCATTATTTGCCGTTGCCTTGATTGCATCTGGACAAAGTTCAACTATAACTGGAACGTTGGCCGGACAAATTGTAATGGAAGGTTATTTAAATTTACGTATTCGTCCGTGGCTGCGTCGTTTGATCACTCGTATCATTGCAATAGCTCCAGCCATGATAACAATTATTTGGTTTGGGGAGGATAAACTTGGAGAACTTCTGGTTTTAAGTCAGGTGGTGTTAAGTCTGCAGTTAGGATTTGCCATCATCCCATTAATCCATTTCTGCAGTGATAAATCTCAGATGAATGGTTTTGCCATTAAAAATTGGGTAAAGGTGCTGGCGTGGATAAGTGCTACTTTAATCATTTCATTAAACGTGAAACTGGTGTACGAAGAAATAACAGGCTGGTTAGTATCAGCAGGAGACAATGTAATTTATATTTACATTCTTGTTCTTCCGGTAACCATCTTAACAGGTTGCCTGCTTTTGTATGTAATAGTTGTTCCGTTTATCAGAAGGAAAAGTCCTAAAGATGATTTTGTGCCTCATGGAACTGCATTATCTATTGATTCACCAGATTTTATCGAATATAAAAATATTGCTATCACGATTGATTTTTCAGCGATGGATCGCCACACTATCAGAAATGCGTTAGTTCAAGGGGGAAAGGATGCTGATTACACACTTATACACATTGTAGAGAGTGCAGGAGCCCAATATTTGGGACAATCAATCAATGATTTTGAAACGCGTAGTGATGAACGAAATATTGACAAGTATGTGAGTGAAATCAAAAAGATGGGGTACAAGGTAGAAGGGAAGATTGGATATGGTAATCCGGCAAAGGCAATCGCTAAAATTGTAAATAATAGTGAAATTGATTTTTTAGTGATGGGTGCACATGGACATAAAGCGTTAAAAGATGTTATCTTTGGGGCAACTGTAGATACCGTAAGGCACAAAGTAAAAGTGCCGGTATTAATTGTGAAAGATAATCAGTGA